Proteins from a genomic interval of Paenibacillus sp. FSL R5-0623:
- a CDS encoding class I SAM-dependent methyltransferase, whose protein sequence is MNNGHSSGQTNESWSGYSAPFGTLQETPILSLLQPSQGERILDVGCGNGEMTAKIAAAGALTTGIDFSEETIRQAKQKYPDMNIQVANACHYRTEEPFDAVFSHAVLHWIKDAPAVVQSIQLALKRGGRFVAEFAANGNTAILITAVREELNARGYKWEGRNPWYHPTIGEYANLLEQHGFRVSLAQHVDQFTPFKPGVRKWLTSFAEYLFSGITPAEQDVIMEAVEKKVQPQLMRDRQWYLDRSRLRVVAIKESGNTI, encoded by the coding sequence ATGAATAACGGACATTCATCCGGTCAAACGAACGAATCGTGGAGTGGTTATTCCGCTCCTTTTGGTACGTTACAGGAAACACCTATCTTATCCTTGCTCCAGCCATCCCAAGGTGAACGTATTCTTGATGTGGGTTGTGGCAATGGGGAGATGACAGCCAAAATTGCAGCCGCAGGAGCGCTGACAACAGGTATAGATTTTTCAGAAGAGACGATTAGGCAAGCTAAACAGAAATACCCTGATATGAATATTCAAGTAGCAAATGCTTGTCATTATCGGACAGAAGAACCGTTTGATGCGGTTTTCTCTCATGCCGTTCTGCATTGGATAAAGGATGCTCCAGCTGTAGTACAATCAATACAGTTAGCGCTCAAGAGGGGCGGGCGATTCGTGGCTGAGTTTGCTGCAAATGGCAACACGGCTATATTAATTACAGCGGTAAGAGAAGAACTGAATGCCCGTGGATACAAATGGGAAGGACGGAATCCGTGGTATCACCCGACCATTGGCGAATATGCTAATCTACTGGAGCAACATGGATTTCGTGTTAGTCTGGCCCAGCACGTGGATCAATTTACCCCGTTCAAGCCAGGTGTCAGAAAGTGGTTGACCAGCTTCGCTGAGTATTTATTCAGTGGTATCACACCTGCGGAACAGGATGTTATTATGGAAGCAGTTGAGAAAAAAGTACAGCCACAATTGATGCGGGATCGACAGTGGTATCTGGACAGAAGCCGACTGCGAGTCGTAGCTATTAAGGAATCGGGGAATACGATATGA
- a CDS encoding pentapeptide repeat-containing protein encodes MKMDKPKIQEQLLEPETIAFLESKVEYKHKLIENITLDQQEANKVSFENVVFRHVTISESTLEQFEFTDVRFEHCDFSNVNLSGAFMHRIEWHNCKFVGTDFSNSRLQNVNFLHGLGDYSNFRFAHLKQVSFSECTLIGADFAYLALQKMEFSQCNIDQASLTGTKMKDLDLSDCEFDSLVLTMEDLNGCVISPHQAATFVGLMGLIIK; translated from the coding sequence ATGAAAATGGACAAACCCAAGATTCAGGAGCAGTTGCTCGAACCGGAAACGATTGCATTCCTGGAATCCAAAGTGGAGTACAAACACAAACTGATCGAGAACATTACATTGGATCAACAGGAAGCGAATAAGGTTTCCTTTGAAAATGTTGTATTTAGACATGTGACTATCTCGGAGTCTACGTTGGAACAATTTGAATTCACCGATGTCCGGTTTGAACACTGCGACTTCTCCAATGTCAATCTCTCTGGTGCCTTCATGCATCGAATCGAATGGCATAATTGCAAGTTTGTCGGAACGGATTTTTCCAATAGCCGATTGCAAAATGTCAATTTCCTTCATGGTCTAGGCGACTACAGCAATTTCCGTTTTGCCCATCTGAAACAGGTCTCCTTCTCGGAATGTACCTTGATTGGTGCGGACTTTGCCTATCTGGCACTGCAAAAAATGGAGTTCAGTCAATGTAACATCGACCAAGCTTCCTTAACGGGGACCAAAATGAAGGATTTGGATCTTAGCGATTGCGAATTTGACTCCTTGGTGTTGACCATGGAAGATCTCAACGGTTGTGTGATTTCACCACATCAAGCCGCCACATTTGTAGGATTAATGGGTTTGATTATCAAATAA
- a CDS encoding multidrug efflux SMR transporter, whose product MNKTWMSVVIAALFEVGWVIGLKHASGLLEWGFTLVAIIISFSLMIAASRTLPVGTVYAVFVGLGTAGTVLAEIILFNATVQTGKMVLIGVLLLGVIGLKMLSKEKNKEVQL is encoded by the coding sequence ATGAATAAAACATGGATGTCGGTTGTGATTGCTGCGTTGTTTGAAGTGGGTTGGGTCATTGGATTGAAACATGCCAGTGGTCTGCTGGAATGGGGGTTTACGCTGGTTGCAATTATCATTAGTTTCTCCTTGATGATTGCAGCTTCGCGGACATTGCCTGTGGGAACCGTGTATGCAGTATTTGTTGGCCTGGGTACTGCTGGTACGGTACTTGCAGAGATTATTTTGTTTAATGCGACTGTCCAAACTGGAAAAATGGTACTCATTGGTGTACTTTTACTCGGCGTGATTGGGCTTAAAATGCTGAGCAAAGAGAAGAATAAGGAGGTGCAGCTATAA
- a CDS encoding multidrug efflux SMR transporter, which produces MNWVFLILAGIFEMIGVLMINKLHKDRSLISLVLLVAGFGLSFLFLSIAMETLPMGTAYAVWTGIGASGGAILGMVFYGEPRNALRILFIAMVLGSAVGLKLVS; this is translated from the coding sequence ATGAACTGGGTATTTCTTATCTTGGCAGGTATATTTGAGATGATCGGAGTGCTGATGATAAACAAGTTGCACAAAGACCGTAGTCTCATTTCACTGGTTCTATTGGTAGCTGGGTTTGGTCTAAGCTTCCTGTTCCTGTCCATTGCGATGGAAACTCTTCCGATGGGGACAGCATATGCCGTATGGACGGGAATTGGAGCCTCCGGTGGTGCCATTCTGGGCATGGTGTTTTATGGAGAACCTCGAAATGCCCTACGAATTCTGTTTATCGCTATGGTGCTCGGATCGGCAGTTGGTCTTAAATTGGTCAGTTAA
- a CDS encoding DEAD/DEAH box helicase: protein MTFKDLNIIPSIMEGLSKANYTNPTPIQEQAIPAVLAGRDLLGCAQTGTGKTAAFSVPIIQLLSERSKGQGSKSARHIRSLILTPTRELAIQIADNIKVYSRYTDIRCTAIVGGVSQKVQERALNQGADIIIATPGRLNDLINQKRIDLKMVEILVLDEADRMLDMGFIHDVKRIIAKMPNKKQTLFFSATMPPEITKMVKTLLVDPVKVEITPVSSTVDRIEQSIYLLENGKKQHMLNQILEDKSIVTALVFTRTKRGADRVTRDLAKANVTAQAIHGNKSQNERQRALNNFKSGATRVLVATDIAARGIDVEELSHVINFNLPNIPETYVHRIGRTGRAGKSGMAISFCEKDELPFLKDIEKVIKKTIPEVKGHPYPMTGVPVFDKTSKASGSKPSFNKSAAGKPAKSKANPARKPKSEWFAKSGKSNSSRSNDGRPNSSRSNSSSSKSNHGSFSRSSKTRNDRAN, encoded by the coding sequence ATGACATTTAAGGACTTGAATATTATCCCCTCTATTATGGAAGGGTTAAGCAAAGCAAACTATACTAATCCTACCCCTATACAGGAACAGGCCATACCAGCTGTATTAGCTGGCAGAGATCTGCTGGGATGTGCACAGACAGGAACAGGCAAGACGGCAGCATTTTCGGTGCCGATCATTCAATTATTAAGCGAAAGATCCAAAGGACAAGGATCAAAGTCCGCACGACATATTCGCTCATTAATTTTGACACCAACACGAGAACTGGCTATTCAGATCGCGGATAACATCAAGGTATATAGCCGGTATACGGACATTCGTTGTACGGCAATCGTTGGCGGCGTTTCGCAAAAAGTACAAGAGCGTGCGCTGAATCAAGGTGCAGATATTATTATCGCAACACCTGGCAGATTGAACGATCTGATTAACCAGAAACGGATTGATCTGAAGATGGTTGAAATTCTCGTTCTGGATGAAGCAGACCGGATGTTGGACATGGGCTTCATTCATGATGTGAAAAGAATCATTGCCAAAATGCCGAACAAAAAGCAGACGCTGTTCTTCTCAGCTACGATGCCTCCTGAAATCACCAAAATGGTTAAAACCCTGCTGGTTGATCCAGTCAAAGTAGAAATCACACCAGTATCTTCAACAGTAGACCGCATTGAGCAGTCTATATATTTGCTGGAGAACGGCAAGAAGCAACATATGTTGAACCAAATTTTGGAGGATAAATCCATCGTCACGGCATTGGTGTTCACACGCACGAAGCGCGGCGCTGACCGGGTTACACGTGATTTGGCCAAAGCGAATGTTACGGCACAGGCTATTCATGGCAACAAGTCTCAGAACGAGAGACAACGGGCACTGAACAACTTCAAGAGTGGTGCAACACGTGTATTAGTTGCGACGGATATCGCGGCAAGAGGAATTGACGTAGAGGAACTTTCACATGTCATTAACTTTAACCTGCCTAACATTCCGGAAACGTATGTTCACCGTATTGGACGTACAGGGCGAGCTGGCAAAAGCGGGATGGCAATTTCGTTCTGTGAGAAGGATGAACTTCCATTCCTGAAGGATATCGAGAAAGTAATCAAAAAGACGATTCCTGAAGTGAAAGGTCATCCGTATCCAATGACAGGTGTACCTGTGTTTGATAAAACCAGCAAAGCATCAGGCAGTAAACCTTCGTTCAACAAATCGGCTGCAGGCAAACCGGCGAAGTCCAAAGCTAACCCGGCACGCAAGCCCAAGTCCGAATGGTTTGCCAAGAGTGGTAAATCAAACAGTAGTCGTTCAAACGACGGTAGACCCAATAGCAGTAGATCCAACAGCAGTAGCAGTAAATCTAACCATGGCTCATTCAGCCGCAGCAGCAAAACTAGGAATGATAGAGCCAATTAA
- a CDS encoding MmcQ/YjbR family DNA-binding protein has product MKDTIIEYSLKKKGATKEYPFGPDPVTIKVGGKIFALLFENKEENGLLNLKCDPIIAENLREQHEAVRPGYHMNKKHWNTITLDGSLSDEDVYVMIDHSYDMVIKSLPKRIRDSLNGKR; this is encoded by the coding sequence TTGAAGGATACGATAATTGAATACAGTTTGAAGAAAAAAGGTGCGACCAAGGAATATCCATTTGGGCCTGATCCTGTAACCATTAAGGTCGGAGGGAAAATATTTGCATTACTTTTCGAAAACAAAGAAGAAAATGGTCTATTAAACTTAAAATGTGATCCTATAATTGCAGAGAACCTAAGAGAGCAGCATGAAGCGGTTCGACCAGGATATCATATGAACAAAAAACACTGGAATACCATTACGCTGGATGGTTCCTTGTCCGATGAGGATGTCTACGTCATGATCGATCACTCTTATGATATGGTTATTAAATCCCTTCCGAAAAGGATTCGGGATTCTCTGAACGGTAAGAGATAA
- a CDS encoding alpha/beta hydrolase — MDQQQQLAMVQRMRQNVVGTDAALQPSSTYAVTVKEVMIPTTKGDTRVLVYTPDRDQSASMPVFFNMHGGGFILGQAEMDDPWCRLIADRSDCVVVNIDYSLAPEHKFPTAVHECYDVVQWVHANPESFSVNPSLFAIGGHSAGGNLAAAVCLLNQQRGSELPIVLQVMDYAVLDVATDPDEKPSFAEAIPADIARTFNAMYLETPEDAQDPLASPVLATSVEGLPEALIITAEKDSLAQEARTYAARLEASGVKVTLKEYEGAAHGFTHSGDLQMAEDAWYRMSDKIREAFSK; from the coding sequence ATGGATCAACAACAACAACTGGCAATGGTACAACGTATGCGTCAAAATGTCGTCGGTACAGATGCAGCTCTTCAACCCAGTTCCACATATGCTGTCACAGTAAAAGAAGTCATGATTCCTACGACCAAAGGTGATACACGTGTACTTGTGTATACACCGGATAGGGACCAATCCGCGTCTATGCCGGTCTTCTTTAATATGCATGGGGGTGGTTTCATCTTGGGACAAGCAGAGATGGATGATCCATGGTGTCGCTTGATCGCTGATCGATCTGATTGTGTGGTCGTTAATATCGATTACAGTCTTGCACCAGAGCATAAGTTCCCAACAGCGGTCCATGAATGTTACGACGTTGTACAGTGGGTCCACGCCAATCCGGAATCCTTCTCGGTTAACCCGTCTCTATTCGCTATTGGGGGGCATAGTGCTGGTGGTAATCTTGCTGCAGCAGTGTGTTTACTGAATCAGCAACGAGGTAGCGAGCTGCCGATTGTTCTGCAAGTTATGGATTATGCCGTGTTGGATGTGGCTACAGATCCGGACGAGAAACCGAGTTTTGCAGAAGCCATTCCAGCCGATATCGCCAGAACGTTCAATGCCATGTACCTTGAAACGCCAGAAGATGCGCAAGACCCGTTGGCTTCACCTGTGCTCGCAACATCAGTAGAGGGACTTCCGGAAGCATTGATTATTACCGCGGAGAAAGATTCACTGGCCCAAGAAGCAAGAACATATGCAGCAAGGCTGGAAGCAAGCGGTGTGAAGGTGACGCTTAAGGAGTACGAGGGAGCCGCTCATGGATTTACGCATTCTGGGGATCTCCAGATGGCTGAGGATGCCTGGTACCGAATGAGTGACAAGATCAGAGAAGCATTTTCCAAATAA
- a CDS encoding type III polyketide synthase gives MNQYNSPSDIAILGMGTSLPAHPVAQSDIAELIASSLQDRPDLARFARRIFKSCGVETRYTVEPSYLGSLEECRYLPSGERSDIPTTEERMNTYKREALPLGIEAAEKALEDSGVSPKSITHIITVSCTGQYLPGLDVMLIRHLGLSARVNRLPLIFQGCAAGLKAIQMARDVVQGAPGSQVLVVCVELCTIHFQPVQDREALFAASFFGDAASSCVVGTPESRHKHYLSLGTGYSVLLPDSTEDMTWEVGNLGYDLYLSPRIPKLLGVHLEEELRLLLQSEQLPELWAIHPGGRGIVDSVQNVMELRDEQTKYSRDVLRMFGNLSSNTILFVLNAMREDMKVQGQSSTDGVAMAFGPGLTAELMQFTYVPSLSSVMEEHDHVLF, from the coding sequence ATGAACCAATATAACAGTCCATCCGATATCGCGATTCTTGGCATGGGAACGTCTCTACCTGCGCATCCCGTAGCACAGTCAGATATTGCAGAATTAATCGCTTCTTCTCTTCAGGATCGGCCAGATTTGGCCCGTTTTGCCAGACGAATATTCAAGTCCTGTGGTGTTGAAACACGATATACCGTGGAACCGAGCTATCTGGGTTCACTGGAAGAATGCCGTTATCTGCCCTCTGGAGAGCGATCAGACATCCCGACAACCGAAGAACGAATGAATACATACAAGCGAGAGGCGCTTCCGCTTGGGATTGAGGCGGCAGAGAAAGCCCTGGAGGATTCAGGCGTATCTCCTAAGAGCATCACGCATATCATCACGGTCAGCTGCACCGGTCAATATCTGCCAGGTCTTGATGTTATGCTCATCCGTCATTTGGGTTTGTCTGCCCGAGTTAATCGACTGCCGCTGATCTTTCAGGGTTGTGCCGCAGGGTTGAAAGCCATTCAGATGGCACGAGATGTCGTGCAGGGAGCTCCCGGATCACAGGTCCTTGTGGTCTGTGTAGAGTTGTGCACCATTCATTTTCAGCCCGTACAAGATCGGGAAGCGCTGTTTGCAGCTTCATTCTTCGGAGACGCTGCTTCTTCTTGTGTAGTGGGTACACCAGAATCTCGGCACAAGCATTATCTGAGTCTGGGAACGGGTTATTCTGTGCTTCTTCCGGATTCGACTGAAGATATGACCTGGGAGGTGGGGAATCTGGGGTATGACCTGTATCTATCCCCACGTATTCCGAAGCTGTTAGGTGTTCACCTGGAAGAGGAACTGCGTCTCTTATTGCAAAGTGAACAGCTGCCTGAACTGTGGGCCATTCATCCGGGAGGACGTGGGATTGTGGACTCTGTGCAGAATGTAATGGAGCTTAGAGACGAGCAAACAAAGTATAGCAGGGATGTCCTCAGAATGTTTGGTAACTTATCCTCCAATACCATTCTGTTTGTACTGAACGCGATGCGTGAGGACATGAAGGTACAGGGTCAATCTTCCACAGATGGTGTAGCCATGGCATTTGGACCGGGACTCACCGCAGAGTTGATGCAATTCACTTATGTACCCTCATTATCTTCAGTGATGGAGGAGCACGATCATGTCCTTTTTTAG
- a CDS encoding methyltransferase domain-containing protein — protein MSFFRTLSIRAKEDELMDDFSLGGEELREALRHLRRLNKIFAAPGPTLAGVEKLWNSVGKPNKLTLLDVGAGSGDVNQKLLQWADRQGVQLEITLVDLTEEACEEARQLFRHEPRVQVQRADLTQLPDASADIVTGSQFVHHFDGDQLVDMVSHMLRASRYGVVINDIHRHPVSYKAVWITTRMISRNRYIRHDGPLSVAKGFTGRDWKELKQRLNHDTMTYEWKPLFRYSVVIPTKGR, from the coding sequence ATGTCCTTTTTTAGAACATTGTCCATTCGGGCCAAGGAAGATGAACTGATGGATGACTTCTCTCTGGGAGGGGAGGAGCTGCGTGAAGCGCTTAGACATCTGAGACGTCTTAACAAAATATTTGCAGCACCTGGCCCAACTCTGGCTGGTGTAGAGAAGTTATGGAACTCCGTCGGTAAGCCGAATAAGCTGACCCTGCTGGATGTGGGCGCAGGTTCAGGAGATGTGAACCAGAAACTATTGCAATGGGCGGATCGTCAGGGTGTTCAGCTGGAGATTACGCTGGTTGATCTGACGGAAGAGGCGTGTGAGGAAGCGAGACAACTATTCCGTCACGAACCCCGAGTCCAGGTACAACGTGCCGATCTTACACAACTGCCGGATGCTTCAGCAGATATCGTGACGGGCTCCCAGTTTGTACATCATTTTGACGGAGATCAACTGGTTGATATGGTTTCTCATATGCTGCGAGCATCCAGATACGGTGTTGTTATTAATGATATTCACCGCCATCCCGTATCCTATAAGGCGGTTTGGATTACTACACGGATGATCTCGCGCAATCGGTACATTCGTCATGATGGGCCTCTTTCCGTAGCCAAAGGTTTTACAGGGAGGGATTGGAAGGAACTTAAACAACGGCTCAATCATGATACGATGACCTATGAATGGAAGCCATTATTCCGTTACTCTGTTGTTATTCCCACGAAAGGCAGGTGA
- a CDS encoding FAD-dependent oxidoreductase, whose translation MSKSIDVIVIGAGIAGSTCAMQLAGKGHRTLLLDRQEFPRHKTCGEFMSPETKEMLEVLDIHLLDQSKKPSTMDHAKIVMPQGGVIEAPLPGFAYGISRYELDQILHQKALEAGAQIVTKATITSIEQFEDASYEVQVKQGDERISYRAKAVIGAHGTKKPRGMASSPDLRDQTVYVGVKSHFSGIEIPARVELYFCEGGYVGISPIEDGIVNVAALLTLDTVQGSGKSVNDILQAASLTNVSLAACLAQGKPVDGTQVSIAPLHLSNVPEPWSQYPHIGDAMLMIPPLCGDGMSIALRSSLLCARWTDKYLQGDIEHADWQSNYTLEASREFTQLLRRARRIQKLAFAKTNKFYPGLARMIPGLAAYVVKATRLSEMNAAR comes from the coding sequence GTGTCGAAATCGATAGATGTGATTGTCATCGGAGCCGGAATTGCCGGCAGTACATGTGCAATGCAACTGGCAGGGAAAGGACATCGGACCCTTTTGCTGGATCGCCAGGAGTTCCCGCGGCACAAAACCTGCGGTGAGTTCATGTCACCCGAAACCAAGGAGATGTTAGAAGTTCTGGACATTCACCTTCTGGACCAGTCGAAGAAACCCAGCACCATGGATCATGCCAAAATCGTTATGCCACAAGGCGGAGTGATCGAAGCACCGCTGCCGGGATTCGCATATGGCATAAGTCGATATGAGCTGGACCAGATTTTGCATCAGAAGGCTCTGGAGGCCGGAGCCCAGATTGTGACCAAAGCGACCATAACGAGCATCGAGCAGTTTGAGGATGCCAGTTATGAGGTTCAGGTGAAACAGGGAGATGAGCGGATCAGTTACAGAGCCAAAGCTGTTATCGGAGCACATGGGACCAAAAAGCCGCGCGGGATGGCTTCCTCACCTGATCTGCGGGACCAAACCGTATATGTTGGCGTTAAGTCCCACTTCAGCGGGATAGAGATTCCCGCACGGGTAGAGTTATATTTTTGCGAGGGTGGTTACGTGGGAATTTCTCCGATTGAGGATGGCATTGTGAATGTTGCCGCATTGTTGACACTGGATACCGTCCAGGGAAGTGGCAAGTCTGTAAACGATATTTTACAGGCGGCATCGCTGACAAACGTGAGTTTGGCGGCCTGTTTAGCTCAAGGAAAGCCTGTAGATGGAACGCAAGTGTCAATTGCGCCGCTGCATCTGTCCAACGTTCCTGAGCCGTGGTCTCAATATCCGCATATCGGGGATGCCATGCTGATGATACCGCCCTTATGTGGAGACGGAATGTCCATTGCCCTTCGCTCCTCACTCCTGTGTGCAAGGTGGACTGACAAGTACCTGCAAGGCGATATTGAACATGCCGATTGGCAGAGTAATTACACGCTGGAAGCAAGCCGAGAATTCACCCAATTGCTCAGACGCGCAAGAAGAATTCAAAAGCTGGCTTTTGCCAAAACCAATAAATTCTATCCTGGTCTGGCCCGGATGATCCCCGGTTTAGCCGCTTATGTTGTGAAGGCCACGCGGTTATCCGAGATGAATGCAGCGCGCTAA
- a CDS encoding PLP-dependent aminotransferase family protein: MNYSFSNRIAALQPSIIREILKASSGQNVIPFSAGNPAPETFPIEAIRTFTQSILEHDPVTALQYGITEGYVPLREALTQHLKTGFDTGKPSDQLFIVSGAQQGIELACKVFCNEGDTIICESPSFIGSLNSFRASGAKLAGVPMEMDGMDIEKLEQALQTEPNVKMIYVIPSFQNPTGVTTSLAKRKAIYELAKKYGVMILEDNPYGELRFNGDDVPTIKSMDDEGLVIYVGSFSKILSAGLRVGFVQAPHEVVEKMVVAKQGEDVHTAMLPQILAYKFMTEYDYAGHINSIREVYRRKATLMMDKLQEHMGESITYTQPDGGLFLWCDLPAHVPMLDYAKTAAAQGVAVVPGNAFLVNEQDPCNAIRLNFSTPSDEQIVKGVEILGQVLKGYNA, from the coding sequence ATGAACTATTCATTTTCCAATCGTATCGCAGCACTGCAACCATCCATTATTCGTGAGATTCTGAAGGCTTCTTCGGGGCAAAATGTGATTCCATTCTCCGCGGGAAATCCTGCGCCGGAAACCTTTCCTATCGAGGCGATTCGCACATTCACTCAATCCATTCTGGAGCATGACCCGGTCACAGCTCTGCAATATGGGATAACGGAAGGATATGTTCCCCTCAGGGAAGCATTGACTCAACATTTGAAGACAGGTTTTGATACCGGTAAACCATCCGATCAATTGTTCATTGTATCTGGAGCGCAGCAGGGGATTGAACTGGCCTGTAAAGTATTTTGTAATGAAGGGGATACAATCATCTGTGAGAGTCCGAGCTTTATTGGTTCTCTGAACTCCTTCCGGGCATCCGGTGCGAAGCTTGCCGGTGTTCCGATGGAGATGGACGGTATGGATATTGAGAAGCTGGAACAGGCACTGCAAACGGAGCCTAATGTAAAAATGATCTATGTGATCCCGAGTTTTCAGAATCCGACTGGTGTAACAACGAGTCTTGCGAAACGTAAAGCCATATATGAGCTGGCTAAGAAGTATGGCGTTATGATTTTGGAAGATAACCCGTACGGAGAACTTCGATTCAATGGGGATGATGTGCCAACCATCAAGTCTATGGATGATGAGGGTCTGGTCATCTATGTTGGATCATTCTCCAAAATTTTGTCGGCTGGACTGCGCGTTGGTTTTGTACAAGCGCCACACGAAGTCGTGGAGAAAATGGTTGTCGCGAAACAGGGAGAAGACGTACATACGGCCATGCTTCCACAGATCCTGGCGTACAAGTTCATGACAGAGTATGACTACGCGGGGCACATTAACAGCATTCGTGAGGTCTATCGGAGAAAAGCAACATTGATGATGGACAAGCTGCAAGAGCATATGGGTGAGTCCATTACCTATACCCAACCGGATGGTGGACTGTTCCTCTGGTGTGATCTGCCAGCACATGTGCCAATGCTTGATTATGCCAAGACAGCGGCAGCTCAAGGGGTTGCGGTTGTACCGGGAAATGCATTCCTGGTGAACGAGCAAGACCCTTGTAATGCCATCAGACTTAATTTCTCAACTCCGTCAGACGAACAGATTGTCAAGGGCGTAGAGATTTTGGGGCAGGTATTGAAAGGGTATAACGCTTAA
- a CDS encoding MaoC family dehydratase, with the protein MRFSEYVIGQRYETTSLALSKSDIIEFATIYDPQYMHLDEEKAKQGRFGSLIASGMQTMNISFKLWIEVGVYGEHVVAGTGMNNIQFLKPVFPDDELHVIAEVIGLSPRRKGNGIVTVLLSTFNQKNQKVFQAELSALIDN; encoded by the coding sequence ATGAGATTTAGTGAATATGTAATAGGTCAGCGCTACGAAACCACATCCTTGGCATTATCCAAGAGTGATATTATTGAGTTTGCCACAATCTATGATCCACAGTACATGCATTTGGATGAGGAAAAGGCTAAGCAAGGCCGCTTCGGCAGTTTAATTGCTTCTGGCATGCAAACGATGAATATCTCCTTTAAATTATGGATTGAGGTCGGGGTCTATGGAGAGCATGTCGTGGCGGGCACCGGAATGAACAACATTCAATTCCTGAAACCGGTCTTTCCGGATGATGAACTTCATGTCATTGCAGAAGTTATTGGACTGTCTCCCAGACGCAAAGGAAATGGGATTGTTACGGTGCTGCTGAGTACTTTCAATCAGAAGAATCAAAAGGTATTTCAGGCAGAATTAAGTGCATTAATCGATAATTAA
- a CDS encoding LacI family DNA-binding transcriptional regulator, with product MMTTIKDVAKMAGVASSTVSCVLNDKGNVSEPTRFRVLEAASQLNYVRHGPASELKRNSTHTIGIIVHDMSSPYFSDLVNGIETVVMSHGYDMIVCSSLGGEKSTAHRYIRERRIDGAIVIAQNIQDQLLIEASEAGFPIVVMDRDLDAQHIVKVLMSDTQGGYLATRYLIDKGHRTIAYISGPSQSECNLHRYRGYLKALKEAGIEENPEWKIGGQYMKQDGYNAAKKLLEGELPSAVFFANDEMAIGGLEAFREHDISIPEQLSVIGFDNIPASQYMNPPLTTFRQPKRDAGQLAGHVLFRLLNGEIVETLYTLDIQCVERDSVRLLNLS from the coding sequence ATGATGACAACGATTAAAGATGTAGCCAAGATGGCTGGTGTAGCCAGTTCCACCGTATCTTGCGTACTCAACGATAAAGGGAATGTAAGTGAGCCAACAAGATTCCGAGTACTTGAAGCAGCGAGTCAACTCAATTACGTTAGGCATGGTCCTGCATCGGAATTAAAACGAAATAGTACACATACCATTGGTATTATTGTCCATGACATGTCCAGCCCGTATTTCTCGGATTTGGTGAACGGAATAGAAACGGTCGTCATGAGTCATGGATACGATATGATTGTATGTAGTTCGTTGGGTGGAGAGAAGTCGACAGCCCATCGTTACATTCGTGAAAGAAGAATTGACGGAGCTATTGTTATCGCTCAGAATATTCAAGATCAATTGCTGATTGAAGCATCTGAAGCAGGGTTTCCGATTGTTGTCATGGATCGGGATCTGGATGCTCAACATATTGTAAAGGTTTTGATGAGTGATACGCAAGGCGGTTACTTGGCTACCCGTTATCTGATCGATAAAGGGCATCGGACAATAGCTTATATTAGTGGCCCGTCACAATCGGAATGTAATCTCCATCGTTATCGAGGTTATTTGAAAGCCTTGAAGGAGGCAGGCATTGAAGAGAACCCCGAATGGAAAATTGGCGGACAATACATGAAGCAAGATGGCTACAATGCAGCCAAGAAACTGCTTGAAGGAGAGTTGCCATCCGCTGTATTTTTTGCCAATGATGAAATGGCGATCGGCGGCTTGGAAGCCTTCAGGGAGCATGATATCTCAATACCTGAGCAGTTATCCGTAATTGGTTTTGACAATATACCTGCATCTCAGTACATGAATCCACCTCTAACCACATTTCGTCAGCCGAAGAGGGATGCAGGCCAGCTTGCAGGTCATGTTCTCTTCCGACTGCTGAACGGAGAGATCGTAGAGACGTTATATACACTGGACATCCAATGCGTGGAACGTGATTCTGTTCGGCTCCTCAACCTGAGTTGA